A window of Aerococcus urinae contains these coding sequences:
- a CDS encoding ABC transporter substrate-binding protein/permease, producing MYQCKKMFSALCLFALTLLILLSPSSVYAEENEGKQVAHDDQLLQEIKDRGVLRFGTASGYAPFEFTVLENGQNRLVGTDVFLAQKIADDLGVKLEIVDMEFGSLIPAMETGSVDMIISGMSYTEERDKKVDFSDVYQSDQQYFVIRKQDQDKIKDVSYFDQGGKIGVSDNTLQDTLVTERVTSAEKVAMRKSADAVAALMANQVDAVLLDESVAKAFAAEHGELLAIPSGLDVSSDGKSVAIPNNQPTFLAEINKTVNACVESGQMDQWMEESYDLIRQSQKSNWLSYWPYFYDGIKVTLLISVVAILAGIILGLIIVLMRISNLPVLPQLASAYVEFVRGTPLMVQVLFVFLSVGALFSLSSLLSGIIAVSLNAAAYISEIFRGGILSVDRGQVEAARSLGLNYWTTMKKVVFPQSLRPVWPSLVNEAATLIKDSSIVSTIGVAELTFQTRAVTSLTYQGTIPLFISMCCYFVLTFVTSMALRLYENKMQAKV from the coding sequence ATGTATCAATGCAAGAAAATGTTTAGTGCGCTGTGTTTGTTTGCTTTGACTCTTTTAATCTTACTTAGTCCAAGCAGTGTTTACGCAGAGGAAAACGAGGGCAAGCAAGTTGCCCATGACGATCAACTACTTCAGGAAATTAAGGACCGCGGCGTACTTCGCTTTGGTACAGCGAGTGGCTATGCTCCCTTTGAGTTTACCGTCTTAGAAAATGGCCAAAACCGCCTAGTAGGGACGGACGTTTTCCTCGCCCAAAAAATTGCTGACGATCTTGGGGTGAAATTAGAAATTGTCGATATGGAATTTGGCTCTCTGATTCCAGCCATGGAGACCGGGTCTGTTGATATGATTATTTCTGGGATGTCCTATACCGAAGAGCGGGATAAAAAAGTGGATTTCTCTGATGTCTATCAGTCCGACCAGCAATATTTTGTGATTAGAAAGCAAGACCAAGATAAAATTAAAGATGTTTCTTACTTTGACCAAGGTGGCAAGATTGGGGTTTCCGATAATACCCTCCAAGATACCTTGGTGACCGAACGGGTTACCAGTGCTGAAAAAGTAGCCATGCGGAAGTCGGCTGATGCTGTCGCTGCCCTAATGGCTAACCAGGTGGATGCCGTGCTCCTCGATGAATCGGTAGCCAAGGCCTTTGCTGCTGAACATGGGGAACTTTTAGCTATTCCTTCTGGTTTAGATGTAAGCTCGGATGGTAAGTCGGTGGCTATCCCTAATAACCAACCCACCTTCTTAGCAGAAATTAATAAAACGGTGAATGCCTGTGTAGAATCGGGACAAATGGATCAATGGATGGAAGAATCCTATGACTTGATCCGGCAAAGTCAAAAGTCGAACTGGTTGAGCTACTGGCCTTACTTCTATGATGGGATAAAAGTCACCCTGTTGATTTCAGTAGTGGCCATTTTAGCTGGGATTATTTTGGGCTTGATCATCGTCTTGATGAGAATTTCAAACTTACCCGTCCTGCCTCAGCTGGCTAGTGCCTATGTTGAGTTTGTTCGGGGAACCCCTTTAATGGTTCAAGTTCTCTTTGTTTTCTTGAGTGTCGGAGCTTTGTTCTCCTTATCTTCCCTGCTATCAGGGATTATCGCAGTTTCCCTAAACGCTGCGGCCTATATTTCAGAAATATTTAGGGGCGGGATTCTTTCCGTCGACCGGGGGCAAGTAGAAGCTGCTCGTTCCTTGGGACTCAATTACTGGACCACCATGAAGAAGGTCGTCTTCCCGCAATCCTTACGTCCAGTCTGGCCGTCTTTAGTGAATGAAGCGGCGACCTTAATTAAGGATTCTTCCATTGTTTCTACGATTGGGGTAGCGGAATTAACCTTTCAAACCCGGGCGGTTACCAGCTTAACCTATCAGGGGACGATTCCTCTATTTATCTCGATGTGTTGTTACTTTGTCCTTACTTTTGTGACTTCGATGGCTTTACGTTTATATGAGAATAAGATGCAAGCGAAAGTATAA
- the argH gene encoding argininosuccinate lyase encodes MALWSNTYHQAMAESAYQLNQSLAIDLRLLPADLEASQAHAKMLGQQGIIAKEEAEALVASLGDMQKEYAQGELTIDPNSEDIHSFIESELTKRLGDIGKKVHTGRSRNDQVATAMKIYARTAVDELLDQLDQVVEAFCQEAGQHLETIMPGYTHLQRAQAVTYGHYLMAYVEMFMRDYERLMDAQKRINHSMPLGAGALATTTFPLDRQLTADLLGFDAYAGNSIDAVSDRDYSIELLSALALISMHLSRYSEEMILWASQEFQLIVVDDRFSTGSSIMPQKKNLDIHELMRGKAGRVYGDLMAVLTIMKGIPLAYDKDLQEEKERLFDAIDTVQALLNLLPAILDATHPQVENMYQAAGKGYLNATDCADYLSAKGLPFRDAYRQVGDILKYCHETDKTLEELSLEEYQSFNDLFEADIYQAIDLKHGVYARQVAGGPAPDQVKEHIAQVKERLKNYQNKRKEGKKKKCH; translated from the coding sequence ATGGCACTTTGGTCCAATACTTATCATCAAGCCATGGCTGAGTCAGCCTACCAGTTAAATCAATCCTTGGCTATTGACTTGCGGTTGCTTCCTGCAGATCTTGAGGCTAGCCAAGCCCATGCCAAAATGTTAGGTCAACAAGGGATTATTGCTAAAGAAGAAGCGGAAGCTTTAGTAGCAAGTCTAGGGGATATGCAAAAAGAATATGCCCAAGGAGAACTCACTATTGATCCTAATTCAGAAGATATTCATAGTTTTATTGAAAGTGAACTCACCAAACGCTTAGGTGATATCGGTAAGAAAGTCCATACTGGACGGAGCCGTAATGACCAAGTCGCCACAGCCATGAAAATTTATGCGCGCACAGCGGTTGATGAATTATTAGATCAATTGGACCAAGTGGTAGAGGCCTTTTGCCAGGAAGCAGGCCAACACCTAGAAACCATCATGCCTGGCTACACCCACTTGCAAAGAGCCCAAGCGGTTACTTATGGTCATTACTTGATGGCCTATGTGGAAATGTTTATGCGTGACTACGAGCGTTTGATGGATGCTCAAAAACGGATTAATCATTCCATGCCTCTAGGAGCAGGGGCCTTAGCGACAACCACCTTTCCATTGGACCGGCAGCTGACTGCCGATCTATTAGGTTTTGATGCCTATGCCGGCAACAGTATCGATGCGGTTTCCGACCGTGACTACAGTATTGAATTACTGAGTGCCTTGGCCTTGATTAGTATGCACCTGAGCCGGTATAGTGAAGAAATGATCTTATGGGCCAGCCAAGAGTTCCAATTGATTGTAGTGGATGACCGCTTTTCTACGGGGTCATCGATTATGCCTCAGAAGAAGAACTTGGATATCCATGAATTAATGCGGGGCAAGGCTGGCCGGGTCTATGGGGACTTAATGGCAGTCTTGACTATTATGAAGGGGATTCCCCTTGCCTATGATAAGGACTTACAAGAAGAAAAGGAAAGACTCTTCGATGCCATTGACACCGTTCAAGCCTTGCTGAACCTCTTACCAGCAATCTTGGATGCTACCCATCCTCAGGTGGAAAACATGTACCAAGCCGCGGGTAAGGGTTACTTAAATGCTACTGACTGCGCCGACTACCTGAGCGCTAAGGGCTTACCCTTCCGTGATGCTTATCGCCAAGTTGGGGATATTTTAAAGTATTGTCATGAAACGGATAAAACTTTAGAGGAACTCTCCTTAGAAGAGTACCAATCCTTTAATGATTTATTTGAAGCTGATATCTACCAAGCCATTGATTTGAAACATGGGGTTTATGCCCGTCAGGTGGCTGGTGGACCAGCTCCAGACCAGGTCAAAGAACATATTGCCCAAGTGAAAGAACGTCTGAAAAACTATCAAAATAAGAGAAAAGAAGGGAAGAAGAAAAAATGTCATTGA
- a CDS encoding ABC transporter substrate-binding protein/permease — protein sequence MSLMKKLSHCFLAVLLMLTTLSGLLAPQVYGEEDQGQTPSENSLLQSIKDRGELRMGVSPDYPPFEFITMKDGQQTVAGADIELGQKIADDLGVKLNVVTMEFSSLLSSMEAGNIDIIISGMGYTEERAKSVDFSDGYQNDEQAIIIRKDDAEKIHDKDSFTPDMTIGFQQGSIQEGLANEQMAHVGKHAMQQLPDLISALLTGQIDGVIIDSGVGGAHVRAHEDALEMINGHFKLEDDNSKRVVMPKNQPDLQAAINQSVQEVKDQGLMDQWLDESYDLIISEGQEQAEQGVDWLSYWPYYWNGIKMTLLISAVSVVFGLTLGAILAVMRLTENKILSGIAMAYVEFIRGTPLMIQVLFMFLGIGGLFNVPALLSALIAVSLNSGAYISEIIRGGIQAVDKGQTEAARSLGLDRLTTLKKVIFPQSLRSIWPALGNEFVTLIKESSIVSTIGIAELTFQTRAVTSITYQGIIPLLISMVIYFILTFTLTKFLNRWEKQMNAKYA from the coding sequence ATGTCATTGATGAAGAAATTGAGTCATTGCTTTTTAGCTGTTTTACTGATGCTAACGACCCTATCCGGTCTCTTAGCCCCACAAGTCTATGGGGAGGAAGACCAGGGCCAGACCCCTAGCGAGAATTCACTCCTCCAAAGCATAAAAGACCGTGGTGAACTTCGAATGGGGGTTAGTCCTGACTACCCACCTTTTGAATTTATTACCATGAAAGACGGCCAACAAACCGTGGCCGGAGCGGATATTGAATTAGGGCAAAAAATTGCCGATGACCTCGGGGTTAAATTAAATGTTGTGACTATGGAATTCTCTAGTCTCCTATCTTCCATGGAAGCGGGGAATATCGATATTATCATTTCTGGGATGGGTTATACTGAAGAAAGAGCCAAGTCGGTTGACTTCTCTGATGGTTACCAAAATGATGAACAAGCCATTATTATCCGTAAAGACGATGCCGAAAAGATCCATGATAAAGATTCCTTCACCCCAGATATGACGATAGGTTTCCAACAAGGATCGATTCAAGAAGGCTTAGCTAATGAACAAATGGCTCATGTGGGTAAGCACGCTATGCAACAACTCCCAGATTTAATCTCTGCCTTACTGACAGGGCAAATTGATGGGGTTATTATTGACTCTGGTGTGGGTGGTGCCCACGTTCGGGCCCATGAAGATGCCTTAGAAATGATCAATGGCCACTTTAAATTAGAAGACGATAATTCTAAACGAGTAGTTATGCCCAAAAACCAACCTGACCTACAAGCCGCTATCAACCAAAGTGTCCAAGAAGTTAAAGACCAAGGTCTGATGGACCAATGGCTAGATGAATCTTATGATTTGATTATTAGTGAAGGTCAAGAACAAGCTGAACAAGGGGTCGACTGGTTATCCTATTGGCCTTATTACTGGAACGGCATTAAAATGACCCTGCTGATTTCAGCGGTCAGTGTGGTCTTTGGCTTAACCCTAGGGGCTATCTTAGCTGTTATGCGGCTGACTGAGAACAAAATTTTATCCGGTATTGCTATGGCCTATGTTGAATTCATTCGGGGGACGCCTTTAATGATCCAAGTCCTCTTTATGTTCTTAGGAATCGGTGGATTATTTAACGTACCTGCTCTACTTTCAGCCTTGATTGCGGTGTCCTTAAACTCGGGGGCTTATATTAGTGAGATTATCCGTGGGGGGATCCAAGCGGTTGATAAGGGGCAAACTGAAGCGGCACGTTCACTCGGTTTAGACCGCTTAACCACCTTGAAGAAGGTTATCTTCCCACAATCCTTACGGTCAATCTGGCCAGCCTTGGGGAATGAATTTGTGACCTTGATCAAGGAGTCATCCATTGTATCGACTATCGGTATTGCTGAATTAACCTTCCAAACCCGGGCGGTTACCAGCATCACTTACCAAGGGATTATTCCTCTCTTGATTTCCATGGTCATTTACTTTATCTTGACCTTTACCTTAACCAAGTTCTTGAACCGTTGGGAAAAACAAATGAATGCCAAATATGCTTAG
- a CDS encoding NAD(P)-dependent oxidoreductase, producing MPKPILYLDAQYKDQARRQLEELSDHYQIKDKKQLNSSDYAQIEIFFGSDLETLAAIYQANDRRLAWIQLDTAGADYLPQAFMADPKVSITTVSGIHAPSIAESIYGYLLGVYHQLFIYHDQQQEKNWHRYEDVKNLTGKKALVYGTGHLASEIAQIGQAFGLDFYGVNTSGRAVEHFKATYTQESVADHIGEMDIIINTLPSTPETKNIFDRSFFNEMKEKSYFINVGRGSAVVEADLQAALEEDKIAGAYLDVFQKEPLTADSPLWETKNLLITPHSSGRVEHFRDDIFKIFYQNYQDYLKGKSLSINLLDKEKGY from the coding sequence ATGCCTAAGCCAATCCTCTACCTGGATGCCCAATATAAGGATCAAGCCCGTAGACAATTAGAAGAGCTGAGTGACCACTACCAAATTAAAGACAAGAAGCAGCTTAATTCTAGCGATTACGCCCAGATCGAGATCTTTTTTGGTAGCGACTTAGAAACCCTAGCCGCTATCTACCAAGCAAATGACCGGCGCTTAGCCTGGATTCAACTCGATACCGCTGGAGCTGACTATTTACCCCAAGCATTCATGGCGGATCCAAAAGTATCCATTACGACGGTTTCGGGTATCCACGCACCCTCCATTGCCGAAAGTATCTATGGCTATCTTTTAGGGGTTTACCACCAACTCTTTATCTACCATGACCAACAGCAAGAAAAGAACTGGCACCGCTATGAAGATGTGAAAAACTTGACGGGGAAAAAGGCCCTAGTATACGGTACCGGGCACTTAGCCAGTGAGATTGCCCAGATTGGTCAAGCTTTTGGCTTAGACTTTTACGGAGTAAATACATCTGGTAGGGCTGTGGAGCATTTTAAGGCGACCTACACCCAAGAATCAGTAGCTGACCATATTGGGGAAATGGATATCATTATCAATACCCTTCCCTCTACTCCAGAAACTAAAAATATCTTTGACCGATCCTTCTTTAATGAAATGAAGGAAAAGAGTTATTTTATTAACGTCGGTCGGGGGAGTGCAGTGGTGGAAGCTGACCTCCAAGCTGCTCTGGAAGAGGATAAGATTGCCGGTGCCTATTTGGATGTCTTTCAAAAAGAACCCTTAACAGCAGACAGTCCCTTGTGGGAGACTAAAAATCTTTTAATCACCCCTCACTCCTCAGGGCGGGTAGAACACTTCCGTGATGATATTTTTAAGATTTTCTACCAAAATTACCAGGATTACTTAAAGGGTAAGTCTTTAAGTATCAACCTCTTAGATAAAGAGAAAGGCTACTAA
- the nagB gene encoding glucosamine-6-phosphate deaminase translates to MKVYIYDDIETASQAALNYYQEALADGPKVFGLATGSTPEKLYQEIVASDLDFTDSLSFNLDEYVGLEASHPQSYNYFMHKHLFNEKPFKHNYLLNGANPNEEEECSHFEDLLQEHPIDLQLLGIGRNGHIGFNEPGSSFTSKTRKIELTESTIEANSRLFDSPSDVPTAAYSMGIGSILNSKNILLLAFGEEKAAAVKAMVEGPVTEEVPASALQEHPNVVVILDQAAASQLSGEANA, encoded by the coding sequence ATGAAAGTTTATATTTATGATGACATCGAAACAGCCAGCCAAGCCGCTTTAAATTACTACCAAGAAGCCTTAGCTGATGGGCCTAAAGTCTTTGGCTTAGCTACCGGTTCGACACCAGAAAAACTCTACCAAGAAATCGTGGCCTCAGACTTAGACTTCACTGACAGTCTTTCCTTTAACTTGGATGAATATGTTGGTTTAGAAGCTAGCCATCCACAAAGCTATAATTACTTTATGCACAAACACCTCTTCAATGAGAAACCATTTAAACACAACTATCTTTTAAATGGTGCCAACCCTAACGAAGAAGAGGAATGTTCACATTTTGAAGACCTACTCCAAGAACATCCGATCGACTTACAATTATTAGGTATTGGTCGCAATGGGCACATTGGTTTCAATGAACCGGGCTCTTCCTTCACCAGCAAGACCCGTAAAATTGAACTAACGGAATCAACCATCGAGGCTAACAGCCGTCTCTTTGACTCTCCTAGCGATGTCCCCACCGCGGCTTATAGTATGGGGATCGGTTCCATTTTAAACAGCAAAAACATCTTACTCTTAGCCTTTGGTGAGGAAAAAGCAGCCGCTGTTAAAGCCATGGTGGAAGGACCTGTGACTGAAGAAGTCCCAGCCAGCGCCCTCCAAGAACACCCTAATGTCGTTGTGATCCTTGACCAAGCAGCCGCTAGCCAATTAAGCGGTGAGGCTAATGCCTAA
- a CDS encoding PTS mannitol transporter subunit IICBA — translation MEQSQAKSSGLKAGIQKLGRHLSSMVMPNIGAFIAWGIFAALFIPTGYLPNESLNAVGGAMQRYLLPLLIAYSGGALVYEQRGAVVATIATMGVIGGAPPETPMFIGAMAMGPFAGWVIKKFDQAFQEKIPSGFEMLVNNFSSGILGFFLALLGFFAVGPLVSWGTEWMEIGVNKIMELGFLPLANVLIEPAKILFLNNAINHGILTPLGSAQVAEVGKSVLYLLEANPGPGLGVLLAFAIFGKGSAKSSSWGAMIIHFLGGIHEIYFPYVMTKPLLILAVIAGGVTGTFVNVLLNVGLTGPASPGSIFAIFGVTARGDHLPMLLAVAAAAAVSFAVAALILKTDRSQEDNFAKQQAAVSQAKAESKGQSADVEATSDEVPDVNQIDRIIFACDAGMGSSAMGASLLRKKAKQLGLTQPVTNSAINNLNDDAKTLVITQQELTPQARKKAPSSTHISVNNFMDSDRYDEILADMLDEDVETVEAEVSDGSSESADKDASQAQASDYAGINKVVFAFKGPGVGGTTIAASIFRNLLVKKAPDKNIHASAQALDEINDQDNILVIVQSDDYQTAKEHFQKARVIHFDRLIDEGNYYSLIQSLGE, via the coding sequence ATGGAACAGTCACAAGCCAAGTCTTCCGGCTTGAAGGCAGGTATCCAAAAATTGGGACGCCATCTCTCTAGCATGGTCATGCCTAATATCGGTGCCTTTATAGCCTGGGGGATTTTTGCTGCGCTCTTCATTCCAACGGGTTACCTACCTAATGAAAGCTTAAATGCTGTTGGTGGAGCCATGCAACGTTATCTCTTGCCATTATTAATTGCTTATTCTGGTGGTGCCCTGGTTTATGAACAACGGGGTGCTGTGGTTGCAACCATTGCTACGATGGGAGTTATCGGTGGTGCGCCACCCGAAACGCCAATGTTTATTGGTGCTATGGCCATGGGCCCCTTTGCCGGTTGGGTCATTAAGAAATTTGACCAAGCCTTCCAAGAAAAAATCCCTTCTGGTTTTGAAATGTTAGTCAATAACTTTTCCAGCGGGATTCTGGGCTTCTTCTTAGCTTTACTTGGTTTCTTTGCAGTTGGCCCACTGGTGAGTTGGGGAACTGAATGGATGGAAATTGGTGTCAATAAGATCATGGAACTGGGCTTCTTGCCTTTGGCCAATGTCTTGATTGAGCCCGCTAAGATCCTCTTCCTAAACAATGCTATCAACCACGGAATTTTGACACCACTAGGTTCAGCCCAAGTTGCTGAAGTCGGTAAATCGGTACTCTATCTCTTAGAAGCCAACCCTGGTCCTGGTCTGGGCGTTTTACTAGCCTTTGCTATTTTTGGTAAGGGTAGCGCTAAATCTTCCAGTTGGGGAGCTATGATCATCCACTTCCTTGGTGGGATTCATGAGATTTACTTCCCTTATGTGATGACCAAGCCCCTCTTAATCTTAGCGGTTATCGCTGGTGGGGTAACGGGGACCTTTGTTAATGTCCTCCTCAATGTTGGTTTAACTGGACCTGCTTCTCCAGGCTCCATTTTTGCTATTTTCGGGGTAACTGCTCGTGGCGACCATCTACCTATGCTCCTAGCTGTTGCTGCCGCTGCTGCAGTTTCCTTTGCGGTTGCTGCTTTAATCCTAAAAACCGACCGTTCCCAAGAAGACAACTTTGCTAAACAACAAGCAGCTGTTTCTCAAGCTAAGGCTGAATCGAAAGGGCAAAGTGCTGATGTTGAAGCGACTTCAGATGAAGTTCCAGACGTCAATCAAATCGACCGAATTATCTTTGCCTGTGATGCTGGGATGGGGTCAAGTGCCATGGGGGCTTCCCTATTAAGGAAGAAAGCCAAACAGTTAGGCTTGACTCAACCCGTGACCAACTCAGCCATTAATAACCTGAATGATGATGCGAAGACCTTAGTTATCACTCAACAAGAATTAACCCCTCAAGCCCGTAAAAAAGCGCCATCTTCCACCCATATTTCGGTGAATAACTTTATGGATTCTGACCGCTATGATGAAATTTTAGCGGATATGTTAGATGAAGATGTAGAAACGGTTGAAGCTGAAGTATCTGATGGCTCTAGTGAGTCCGCTGATAAAGACGCTAGTCAAGCGCAAGCATCAGACTATGCTGGTATTAACAAGGTCGTCTTTGCCTTTAAGGGACCTGGTGTTGGTGGCACGACGATTGCCGCTTCCATCTTTAGAAATCTACTCGTCAAAAAAGCCCCTGATAAAAATATCCATGCTTCTGCTCAAGCACTGGATGAGATTAATGACCAAGACAATATCTTGGTGATCGTACAGAGTGATGACTATCAAACAGCCAAGGAACATTTCCAAAAGGCTAGAGTCATTCATTTTGATCGTTTGATTGATGAAGGGAATTACTATTCATTGATTCAATCCTTAGGGGAATAA
- a CDS encoding BglG family transcription antiterminator, whose protein sequence is MYFSERERVILQCFMEQGDGVSLESLKMTLQVSQRTVYRELNNLAASLNKFGIEIGRDRKQGYFLRYPKDFTAYDLKDILGPKQRQASWPFFDREIRQQHLACQLLLENPELTRQGLAEDYGVSPATIQTDLKAVGEALLNYDLHLVRDDKKNYLVRGWEAERRQMLSSLLSQNIDEYTFFHPNRQGGQNSQAFMALLEGEDLELVQQIFNRLNPTTFAKVTDNQLKLIMLQITVTIIRLKAGQHLEEGGQEKSKHLALSRPGKTEQQLAQQIMTWISDALALPIGINERNFLAQQLEGVNYKPLEHLLIENYDGTFLYQVSELIQAVSEKTANDFRTDSALYYNLVTHIQATFNRPEVSEFQESPHTLLDRITDQYFDLYQAVGTSFSQAFPGQKIGRDELAYIVIHFATSLERHPQGRQQISLLLVCASGMGTTKILENRLKKYIKQNLLIDVVKLSALNQVALTSYDIVLSTLFLPGLSRHYHLVSPLLLDDELKALEIEIEQIAQNKDWVGSNNRTGEVGSLARNNQELSLENYYHKIKEAYQVYQNFQVIKVNNNGKAKLDLKTLLDQQIGQLRGQQVGDSQQVSEAVMRRFKESAIGIPHSSIGLFHTSHVEVLEPYFVIYDLAEGYPILGMDHQMMTLRRLLLLLAPNPLTPWLQEVMGAISSSVIENDANLSLYDRGDEGRLKQLLNNILLTTIKNMDSL, encoded by the coding sequence ATGTACTTTTCAGAACGAGAACGGGTCATATTACAGTGCTTTATGGAGCAAGGCGATGGCGTGAGCTTGGAAAGTTTAAAGATGACCTTACAAGTCAGCCAGCGTACAGTTTATCGGGAATTGAATAATTTAGCAGCTTCCTTGAACAAGTTTGGGATCGAAATCGGTCGTGACCGCAAGCAGGGTTACTTCTTACGTTACCCCAAGGACTTTACGGCTTATGATTTAAAGGATATTCTTGGACCAAAGCAAAGGCAAGCATCCTGGCCTTTCTTTGACCGGGAGATACGCCAGCAGCACCTGGCCTGCCAACTATTACTAGAAAATCCAGAATTAACCAGGCAAGGTCTGGCAGAGGATTATGGCGTCAGCCCAGCTACCATTCAAACTGACCTCAAGGCGGTTGGGGAGGCTCTATTGAATTATGACCTCCACCTCGTCCGTGATGATAAGAAGAATTATTTGGTTAGGGGCTGGGAAGCTGAACGCCGGCAAATGCTGAGTTCACTTTTAAGTCAAAACATTGACGAATATACCTTCTTCCATCCCAACCGCCAAGGCGGACAAAATAGTCAAGCCTTTATGGCTTTACTAGAGGGAGAAGACTTAGAATTAGTTCAGCAAATCTTTAATCGTTTGAATCCAACAACCTTTGCTAAGGTGACGGATAACCAGTTGAAGCTGATTATGCTCCAAATCACGGTCACTATTATTCGCTTAAAGGCGGGCCAGCATTTGGAAGAAGGAGGGCAAGAAAAAAGTAAGCACTTAGCCCTTTCCCGGCCCGGAAAAACTGAACAACAGTTAGCCCAGCAAATCATGACTTGGATATCGGATGCTTTAGCCTTACCGATTGGTATTAATGAACGGAATTTCTTGGCCCAGCAGTTGGAAGGGGTCAATTACAAGCCGCTTGAACACTTGTTGATTGAAAATTACGATGGAACCTTCCTCTATCAGGTTTCCGAGCTTATCCAAGCTGTCAGTGAAAAAACGGCCAACGATTTCCGCACTGATTCAGCCCTTTACTATAATTTAGTCACCCATATCCAGGCGACCTTTAACCGACCGGAAGTGAGTGAATTTCAAGAATCTCCCCATACCTTATTGGACCGGATAACTGACCAATATTTTGACCTTTACCAGGCAGTCGGGACCAGCTTTTCCCAAGCCTTCCCTGGTCAGAAGATTGGCCGTGATGAATTGGCCTATATTGTTATTCACTTTGCGACTTCCCTGGAACGTCACCCCCAAGGCCGCCAGCAAATTTCCTTGCTCTTGGTTTGCGCGAGTGGGATGGGAACGACAAAAATTCTGGAAAACCGTTTGAAAAAGTACATTAAACAAAATCTATTGATTGATGTGGTGAAATTATCAGCCTTAAATCAAGTTGCGCTAACTTCCTATGATATCGTCTTATCCACCCTGTTCTTACCGGGGCTCAGCCGTCACTATCACTTGGTCTCCCCCTTGCTCTTAGACGATGAATTAAAGGCCTTAGAAATAGAAATTGAGCAAATCGCTCAAAATAAGGACTGGGTAGGATCTAACAATCGGACTGGGGAAGTAGGAAGTTTAGCGAGAAATAATCAGGAGCTCAGTTTAGAAAATTATTATCATAAGATCAAAGAAGCTTATCAAGTCTACCAAAACTTTCAAGTGATTAAGGTTAATAATAATGGGAAGGCTAAACTTGATCTCAAAACCTTACTTGACCAGCAGATAGGACAACTTAGGGGCCAGCAAGTTGGCGATAGCCAGCAGGTCAGCGAGGCGGTCATGCGGCGATTTAAAGAATCGGCTATCGGCATCCCACATTCTAGTATCGGACTCTTCCATACCAGTCATGTTGAGGTCCTAGAGCCATACTTTGTCATTTATGACTTGGCGGAGGGTTACCCTATTTTGGGCATGGACCACCAAATGATGACCCTTAGACGTTTGCTACTGCTCTTAGCTCCCAATCCCTTAACTCCCTGGCTACAGGAAGTGATGGGAGCGATATCGAGTTCCGTGATTGAAAATGATGCTAATCTCTCCCTTTATGACCGGGGCGATGAAGGGCGCTTGAAACAGTTACTGAATAACATATTACTAACTACCATAAAAAATATGGACAGCCTATAA
- a CDS encoding PTS sugar transporter subunit IIA yields MELKESMIRLNQSFINKEDAIRAAGQLLVDDGDVEEEYIDSMLAREEVVSTHMGNFIAIPHGTDEGKDKVKATGISVIQVPFGVDFAPDEPEEKMAMMVFGIAGIGNEHLDLLSKIAVVCSDMDSVVRLVNATSAQEIIAIFEEAEV; encoded by the coding sequence ATGGAATTAAAAGAATCGATGATTCGTTTGAATCAATCCTTTATTAATAAAGAAGATGCCATTCGTGCAGCCGGGCAATTGCTCGTTGATGACGGCGATGTGGAAGAAGAATACATTGATTCCATGTTAGCCCGTGAAGAAGTGGTTTCGACCCACATGGGGAATTTCATTGCTATTCCCCATGGCACCGATGAAGGTAAAGATAAGGTAAAAGCAACTGGAATTTCGGTGATCCAAGTGCCATTCGGGGTTGATTTTGCCCCCGATGAGCCAGAAGAAAAAATGGCTATGATGGTTTTTGGTATTGCGGGGATTGGCAATGAACACTTGGATCTTTTATCCAAGATTGCAGTTGTATGTTCAGATATGGACAGTGTTGTACGCTTAGTCAATGCAACAAGTGCCCAAGAAATTATTGCTATTTTTGAGGAGGCAGAAGTTTAA